The genomic stretch TCAACAGCGCCGCCGTCACCTGGGAGCTGAGCCCGGACGGGTACACCCTCACCACCGCCGACGCCCTCCCGGCCGTTAGCCACACTCTCACCGTCGGCACCGGTGCTCTCGATCTTGCCGGCAACGGGCTGACGGAAACCTTCAGCGTCACGATCAATCCGTTGACGGTCAGCGGTACGGGCTTCGTCTTCGAAGAGCCCGATCCACGCGAAGTCGCTGTCACAACGACAAGAAATCCGTACGGCTTCCAGGGGCTCCCGGTGGATGCCGAAACGGGGCTCGTTTACGTCAGGAATCGGTATTTCGATCCGGAGATCGGGAGGTTTATCAGCAGTGATCCGCTGGGATTTCTCGATGGCCCCAACCTGTATGCCTTCGCTCTGAACGAGCCCATCAACTTGACCGATCCCCTCGGATTGCAGGCGGAGGGGGGCACGATCAAGGTCAAGCAGTTTTACCGGCCCATCTATATCCAGGTCGAGCCGATCAAGTCTTCCACGGCGTGGAACGAGGCTGAGATCGAGTTGCAGCTCAACACGGCGAATCGGATTTTCGGGGAGCAGGCCGGGGTCTACGTCTTCTGGACGCGGATCAAGGAAGACCCGGATCCGAAGGAGGCGCTGACGGCCGAAGGTGCTCAGGCTCTGCTGGAGAGGGCAGCTTTTTGCTTCTCCGCCGGTACAGGTGGCTACGAAGGGCTTCCCATCTACTACGTCCGCGAGACCTCGGACAACTCCACCGATGGGGGCCGTGGGCGGTCTCCTGACTACCCCACAGATCGGAGTAGAGCTGCGATCGTAAACCGCTACTGGAGGGGCACGCTGACCAACCAATACGTCACGGCCCACGAGCTGGGTCACGCGATTGGCGGGCTGTGCGACCCTGTAGATATCTTCAACCCAGACTGCCGGTTCGGTGCCCCGCAGCCGGAACGCGGGGGCGTGATGAACTACCCCTCGCCCTATGATCCGGAAGCCCAAGGCGAGGGTCTCTCAGAGGGCGAGATCAAGAGGCTGAGGAGGAATGCGCGAGCGCTCGCGACACACCCAGGGGGGCCGCCTCCTTGAGCCGGCGTGCTTTCCGCATCGTGGCGGTTACCGTGCTGGCGGCTGTGCTGCTGGGGGCGGCTGGGGTGGTGGCGTGGGACTGGGTTGCTGACTACCGGCTGTACCGCCGCGCCGTCGCATCGCTTGCCCTTCCAGGGCAGGAGCCAGCGGGTTCTCTTGGAGAGTTTCTTCGGGTTCGGCGGGCACTCGCATTCTACGATGCGGCCGAGCGCCTCGCGGAAAGGAACGCCACCGCCGAGGAAGTCCGGGCTGCCCTGGGGGAGCCTGACCAAGTAGAGGAGATAGACGGGCACCATGCCTGGTTCTACCAGGGGCCAGTTTTTTGGGAGAAGCGCCAGCCGACTATCGTGATGGACATTGATCTCGAGACGTCTCAGGTGACCTCCGTCGGCTACCACCACCACGATTAGCCACTGCGCTGAGGGAGGCGTCGCGGGATCAGGAGTCCCCCTCCTCGTCGAGTTCAATGTTCCGCAGGTGGAACACTCCCCGCCGGGTCTTGCTAGCCGATGGAGGTGCCACCCAAATGTCAAACTTTTTAAGGTCAATACGTTAGATAGCCCTAGCCCGTCTGGCAGCGTCGCGCCCGGTGGGCGGATCGCCGCTTTCGTTCTTCGATCTGCTCGCCCAGGGAGCGGGCGGTGAGCTGTTCCCGGGCCTCTCCTGGGAGTTCGACTTCGGGCAGCTCACAGTCCGCGTCCC from Acidobacteriota bacterium encodes the following:
- a CDS encoding RHS repeat-associated core domain-containing protein yields the protein TAPEIRHVLVRNGRLEVQFTETPDLAAATDALQLNSAAVTWELSPDGYTLTTADALPAVSHTLTVGTGALDLAGNGLTETFSVTINPLTVSGTGFVFEEPDPREVAVTTTRNPYGFQGLPVDAETGLVYVRNRYFDPEIGRFISSDPLGFLDGPNLYAFALNEPINLTDPLGLQAEGGTIKVKQFYRPIYIQVEPIKSSTAWNEAEIELQLNTANRIFGEQAGVYVFWTRIKEDPDPKEALTAEGAQALLERAAFCFSAGTGGYEGLPIYYVRETSDNSTDGGRGRSPDYPTDRSRAAIVNRYWRGTLTNQYVTAHELGHAIGGLCDPVDIFNPDCRFGAPQPERGGVMNYPSPYDPEAQGEGLSEGEIKRLRRNARALATHPGGPPP